The window TGCCTACGACGCCATCGTCAGCGGCGAGCCTTACCCCATCAAGGCGTACATCTGTCACCGCCACGATCCGCTCATGGCTTTCCCGGACGTGGATGACGTCAAGGCCATGTGGAAGAACCTCGAACTGCTCGTGGTCCCGACCTTCTCCTGGTCCGACACCGCATGGTTCGCTGATGTGGTTCTGCCCATCTCCCCGTTCCTGGAACGCGACTCCATCATCATGACCAAGAATGGCCCCAAGCCCGGCTTTGTCATGCGCAAGCGCGCCATGGAACCGGTCTACGACACCAAGGCAATTTGGGAAATCTACTCTGGCCTGGCCAAGCGCTTCGGTCTGGACGAAATCGCTTTTGACAAGGTCGAAGACCTCTGGAAATTCCAGCTGGAAGGCACCGGTTACACCATTGAAGACTTTGCCGAGACCGGCAGCGTCAGCCTCGCCTCCGAAGCCATCTACAAGCCCATCACCGACCAGACCTTCAAGACCCCGTCCGGCAAGGTTCAGGTCTTTGACAAGAAACTGGAAGAAGACGGCCTGCAATCGCTCCTGCCATACAAGTCTCCGGAGTTCCCCCCGGCAGACAAATTCCGCATCACCTTCGGACGCTGTGCCCTTCACACCCAGGGGCACACGGTCAACAACTCGCTCCTGTTCGAGCGGATGCCGGAAAACACCTTGTGGATCAACACCGACAAGGCCAAGGCCATGGGCGTCGAGACCGGCGACACTCTCAACGTGTCCAACAACGGTTACTCTGCAGAAATCAAGGCGTTCGTCACGGACTTCATCCATCCTGACGCTGTCTTCATGATTCACGGCTTCGGCCACACCCTGCCCTGCGAATCCCGTGCAAAGGGCCGTGGTGCTGCCGACAACCAACTCATGCCCAAGGGCATCAAGAAGTATGACAAGGGCGGCGGCGCAATCTCCATGCAGGAGCATTTCGTCACCGTTTCCAAATCATAGGACTCCTCAATCTCATCCTAACCCCCAAAGAGGGTCGGCTTCCCCCCAGAGGCCGACCCTCTGGCTTTTCCGACAATTAACAACAAAAAGCCTCTTGCACCCAATCAGTGCAAGAGGCTTTTTGGTATAACTGGCTCAACTTAGTGAGAGAGATACTTCTGCAAATACTCCTGCTGAATCGACAGCGGAGAGACGCTTTGAAGCCCCTTATTGAACAAATTACGAATTCGCTCACCATCATCTGTTCTTTTAAAGGCTACATGCAGATGGAGGATAGCGAGCAGATGCGGGTCCATCTTGAGTTCACCACGCCGAGCATGGAGGAATGGGTCTTTACTCATGAGATAGGTAAACACGTTGCTGTCGATGACCCCATAATCGACTCGCCCAGCCAGCACCTTGCGCAGAACGAAGATGTCAGAGACAGACTCATCGACTACAATCTCGTTCTTTGCCACCATTTCATCGAATACAGGAGAGTTGGCATACCCCCTGACTGTAGCAAAAACAAACTTCTTCCAATCAAGCACGGAGTACCATCTGATGGCCCGTGCACGACGCTTGGCAAACCCCAAGGGGCTTCTACCTATGCTGTCAGAGAAGAAATATGTGTTCACCCGTTCCGGGTCAGGATATTCAGGGAAATAGCCCATTATCTCAGGGTTATTATGGGCTTCGTAAAGCGTCCGGCTCCACGGAAAGTATCGAATATCAACGTCAATATCCACTGCTTCAAAAGCAGCCCGCACAACCTGGGCAGATATTCCACCACTGTGTAACGAGTTGCCCACGTATGGAGGCCATTCAACTGACGCCAATACAATCGTCTCCCGTGCCATGCAGGGGGCTTGCAACAGGAAAAAGGCTATCAAAAGAAAGGCAAAACGTCTGAACATGCTTTAACCATACGACAATCCCTACAAAAGGTGAATGCCGTTATCGCAATAATCAGATTGCCTGAAGATTAACCAGTCATTTCCTTCCGGGGAATGACAACACGAACGGTTGTTCCTTCACCGAGAGTGGAATTGAGAGACAGACTCCACTGATGAGATGCGACGACCTTGCTCACCACACACAATCCCATGCCCGAGCCATTGGGCTTGAGGGAAAAGAACGGATCATAGATGTGAGCCATGTTATCTTCGCTGATGCCCACGCCCTTATCTTCGATCTCGACAACACAGGCCAGGCGCCCAGGAGAAACCGTCACCGAAACCTTGGGACGGCCATCACTGAAATCCACGCTGTTCTGCATGATTTCGGTAAAGGCTGAAGCGAACAGGGCGGGATCCACCTGCACAGTCTGATCCGGACAAACGACATCCCACTCCACACCGTCTGCACCTTCATAGCGAGCATCCACCCCTTCCATGACCTGCTCCAGCATGTCACGGATATTGGAAGGAACCATCTCAGCCGCCTCAATTGAAGCATAATGGGTAACGTCACCCACCATCTTCTCCAACCGTGTTGATTCCTCACGAATGGTTTCGAGATACTCCTTCACCTCTTCAGAACACCCTTCCCGGCGGGAAATGATCTTGGCGAAACCGGCAATGGTCATGGTCCGATTGCGAACCTGATGGGCCACGGACATGGCAAGCAGATGCAGGCCACGCTGGGACTCATCAATGGTCTTGAGATCGCGATAGGAACGAATGGCAGTGGTGACGGCGGTAACAAGGCTATCGGCGGTCATCTCAGACTTCTGCCGATAGTCGTTGATATCGAGATCGGCTACCACCTCTCGTTCGGGCGCCTCGCCGGGTTGGCCGGTGCGAAGAATGATGCGAACAAGCTTGTTCTTTGCTTCGGAGCGCACAAAACGGGCTACATCCAAACCCGAATGCGAGGTCTCCATGACCACATCGAGCAGCAGCACGGCGACATCCTTGTGGTCAAGCAACATCTTCTGCGCTTCCTGCCCGGAGTAGGCGCTAAGACATTCCACGGACCGTCCCTCGAAAGTATAATCGGCAAGCACGAGGCGCGTGACAGTATGAACGTCCTTCTGGTCGTCCACAATCAACACTCTCCAGCTGTCGTTTATCTCTTCCGAGACAACGCTCTCCGCGTCATCTTGTTCGTCCGCAAAGATCAACTCATCGTTCATTAGCAGCTCTCCCGATAGCTCCATATTATCAGAAAGCATGTCAGACGCCATGATTAATCTTCTTCAGGCTCTTGGCGAGGAAAAGGTAGACGAATTACTGTCGTGCGCGGAACTTGTAGAGGATTTTACCGAGGGTTCCATTGGCCCGGATAATATCAAGCCCCTTCTGCAAAGTTGCCACGACTTCATCCGGCACCTTCTTGTTGAAGGCTACCCATCCGCCTTCGGGATTGAAGAGGTAAAAGCTCTCCAACTCATCAGCAGTCACCCCACCCTGCTTCAAGGCATAATAGGTGGCTCGCTCATCCCCCATGAGCAAGTCGCATCTGTCATGGGCAAACTTGCGCACGACCAGTTCCGGGGACAGTGATTCGATAATATTTCTGGAGGGCACTCCGATTTCCAACAGATAGTCCCTCATGCCGCTGAACTTCTGGACCCCGACCGTATAGTTCTTCACATCAGTCAACGAGTTGATCGAAAAACGCCCTTTCTTGGCGATGAAAACCATCTGAAAATCAACGATGGGACCAGCCCACTTGAACAGCTGCTCACGCTCTTCAGTACGTCGGGTAGTAAATGCACAGGTATTCGGTTCATGTTGAATGCTATCGTAGATTCTGGCCCACGGGAATGTCTCCACTTTCCACTTGTCCAACGGAGTACCGACAGCATTGAGGGCTGCCTTCAGCACTTCATAGCTGACACCAGCAAATTGGCCATTTTCCAGATGGGTATACGGCGGCAACTCTTCCACCAGGAAACGGATATCCTCAAGTCCCTTGCCCCGGCTTTCAGCAACAGGCCAACCGACGCTGCATAGCAGCGTAAGGAACAGAACAAGCGTCCACCGTTTTACCTGATTATGGGACAGAATCACGACCGCATCTCCTTGAGATATTCAGCAACCCTCAATATATAGCATCACTGAACACCCCAAACAATGATAAAGGGCCCTGGCAAAACCAGGACCCTTTAATCGTTGCCTCCGATGGAGGCGGTACGAATGCGCTTGCTGTTGTTGGACTAGGCGTCCATTTTGGGCGATTCGTTCAAGTGCTCACGGCACAGACACACAATGGCGCCGCGCTCGCTGTCGTAGTGGGGGCTCACGTCGTGGTCAGTCCCGCACACGGCGCAGACGTATTCCTTCTCACAACGCGGGAAGCACTCCATACGATTGAGCATCTTGTTGAAGCGGCTAATGATGGGAAACATGGGATGCTTCGCATGCCGCCTGATATCCTTGCTGTTCAGTTTGCCGTTGTCGTTCACTTTGACCGTGATCATTCGGGAGCGGTTGATAACACCCTCCTTCTTGTTCATGACGATCTTCGTGGGTTCTACCCAACGACAGATAATCCGTTTTCGTTCCTGATCGAAACGCATAGACATGACTTTTCTCCTATAGTGACGTTCATTTCTCCCTTGTCACTTAGCTTTGAAATACACGTCAATTTTCATGCAGGAACCAGGCACTCCCGGATCGGCCCAGCTCGGTTTAAATTTCGTAATCAATTGCCTGACGACTGCTCACCACGGTCTTGACGAATTCGACGCAAGCCAGATGTTCAGGATGCGTAGCGTAGTGGGCCAGTGCCTCGGCATCGTCGTGCTCGGAGCAGAGAATCACATCAACCTTGGGGTCATCGGTCAGAATCTTGTAACCAACTTCGATGTGCTGCAGGCCTTCAATGCGACCCATCAGGGCTTCGAGCATTTCTTTCATCTTTTCAGCGTTTTCCTGAGCGGAAACGCCATCAACTTCCTCTTTCAACGTCCACCAGACGATATGCCTAACCATGTTCGTACTCTCTCTATTTTCAATTAACTCAGTATGTTGACGAAATTCCTGAAAAAAGACTACTCGCCTACACAATCCATAGTAAACATAAAAACATTATCTGTCATCCAGTAAGCCATTTTTTATAAAAGGTTTACTGCATTTCACGGATGATTTTGGTCAGGTCTCCGGCCAACTGAGACAGACGTCTGATGGCCTCGGAAGCCTCGACCATGAGAGACTCGGTTTCGCCGGCCACACGGGTGACTTCCATGGTGGCCTCGTTGATTTCCTCACTGGCAGCGGACTGCTGCTCAGCTGCGGTAGCAATGGCTCGAACCTGATCGGCGGTTGCTTCTGCCACTGTCACGATGGCAGCCAACGCTTCGCCGGACCGTCCGGCCATCTCCGTACTCTTGTTCACGGAGTCGACCGCTATTTCAGTAGCCTGAACATTCTTGCGGGCACCATCCTGAATACCGGTAATGGCGGAATGAACTTCATTGGTTGCCTGCATGGTCTTTTCAGCCAGCTTGCGAACTTCATCAGCAACCACCGCGAATCCGCGTCCGGCCTCACCGGCACGGGCAGCCTCAATGGCGGCGTTGAGAGCAAGCAGGTTGGTCTGATCAGCGATATCTTCGATGACGCTCAAGACCTTGCCGATGGCTTCCGAACGTTCGTCCAGTTCCTCCATGGAACCTTTTAACTGATCCGCATGGGTGGCAACCTGATGGATGGCGTCCACCACTTCGGTCACGATACCCTCGCCATCTGCTGCACGGGTGCGTGCTTCGTCGGCGTTGATGGCGGCATCCTGTGCATGACGGGCCACTTCCAATACAGTGGCATTCATTTCTTCCATGGCCGTGGCGGTCTCGCTGGAACGCTCGGTCTGAACATGAGTACCCTGCTGCGCATTGGACACAAGACCTTCCAGCTGGGTTGCTGCTGCGGCCAGCTCTTCGGATACCGAAGTAGCCTGATTGGCAGCAGTGGCGATGCGCTCATTCTGACACACGATCTCGGCCTCACGGCGCTTGAGTTCGGTGGTGTTCAGATACAGGCAACAACCGCCAATGATTTTGCCTTCCACATCATGCAGCGGAAAGAGATTTGCGAGAACGTTGATATCGCTGCCGTCCTCGTGGATGAAGATCGCTTCAAGGTTCATGTAACGAGTGTCGTCGTCCATGCAGTCCGCGATCTTGGACTTACGGTCATCCTTGTAAAATATCTGAGAGATCTTACGTCCGTAGTAAGACTCCGGGTTCTCGTTGGAGCCGATCATCTGAAGGCATTCACGATTGAGAAACGTGATGTTCTGATCGGTATCAACGATACAAATGGGTACGGGCAGCCCTTCCAAAATGGAAGTGGAGAAGCCTAGACGTTCCTTGAAGCGAGAAGACAGTTCCGCAACCAGCTCACCCAAGCCGGGCATGGAACCAACCAATGCTTCCTCTTCCTTGCGATCATAAACACCATCAAGGATATGTCCCACGTAGGAGGCGACTGTCTTGACAGGCTTGATCATGCCGCGACCAAGCATAAAAGTCAGTGCGATTCCGGAGAGTCCAAAAATGACGAGAAAACCGCAACTCACTGCCATGGCGGCCCACGGTTTGTCCCCATAAACAAACGCGAACCCGATGGATGCGGCTACCGTCATCATGAGGGCACCAAAGTACATGCCCACAAAGAGACGAAGATTAAAATTTCGAGCCTTTCCCATAACAGTGCACCTCGAGATTCGCTGGTTCTCGATGCAGACCTTCCCATTTTCCTGCATCAAACCATATTTGATTTGCCTAGTTGCGAATCCCTTAAAAGATTAAAAAAAATGGTCCCCCGCCCCGCAGCGGACGGGGGACCTACATGAAGGCTATAGTCTCTTAGGAGGAAGCGTGGCAGTTGCTTCGAGGGGATTGCGGTCCAACCTAATCAAGAGAGCCTCATGTAATCTTAGTTGGGGCAGACTACTTTTTCTGAGCGTCTGCCAGTACTTCCGACACGTGTCGGACTTTAACCTTGGAGCCGCGCTTCTTCAGTCCGCCGCGAAGCTGCATGACACAGCCGGGGCAGTCGGTGAGCAGCACGTCTGCTCCAGTCTCCTCGACGTTGTTGAGCTTCTTGTTCAACAACTCGGCGGAGAGTTCCGGGAATTTCATGGAGAAGGTGCCGCCGAAACCGCAGCAGACTTCTTCTTCATTGCATTCAATGTATTCCGAGCCGGACTTCTCGATGAGCTGGCGCGGAGCTTCGTGGACATCCAGACCTCGGCAGAGGTGGCACGGAGCGTGATAAGTGGTCTTGGTGCCTTCGCCCTTGTAGTCGTCTGCCTCTACCTTCAACACGTCGTTCACGAAGGAGGAGAAGTCGATGACCTTGGAAGCGAACTGATCGGCCTTGAGTTTCAGGCCGGGCTTGTCCATGACCAACTTCGGGTAGTTATGCTTGAGATGCGATGCACAGGAGGCGCAGAGAGTAATGATGTAATCATATGCGCCAGCGTCGAATGCACGCAGGTTCTGGGTGGCAACGTCCTTGGAAGTCTTCATCTCACCCATCATCTGGACGGGCAGACCGCAGCAGGACTGATCCATGGGGTATTCCATGTCCACGCCGTTTGCAGCGAAGATCTTGACCGCGGCCTGCATCTGCTCGGGGTAGACGAAGTCCTGTACGCAGCCGGAGAACAGAGCAACCTTCAGCTTGGGCTGATCCACGTAGGGACGGTTCTTCTGCCACCAGTCACGGAAAGGCACTTCAGCCACGGTGGGCAGTGCGCGGAAGGAGTGTTCCTTGGAGAAGATCATGGGCAGGTGACGGATGAAACCATCGCCTTCGGCCACGGGCTTCTGGCCCCACTTGGCGGTGCGAAGCAGAGTGTGGAACAGCTTGCGGTTCTTGAGCACAGCACCCATGAGACGCTGAGGAATCGGGCTGCCGTCTTCTGCCTGAATGCGAGCGTGGATTTCCTTGATCAGACGCGGCAGATCGATGCCACCGGCGCAGATATCCTTACACGCTTCACAGTTGATGCAGTTCTGAACGAGGTTCTTGGCCTTGTCCTTGCCGTGGAAGAAGTAGGTCAGGATCAGGCCGATGGCGCCGATGTAGATGTGACCCATCTTGTGACCACCAACCAGGCGGTAAACCGGGCAGACGTTGGCACAGGCGCCGCAGCGTACGCAGCGGTTAACCTGGGAGAACAGCGGATCGTTGATCAGTTCGGAACGACCGTTGTCCAGAACCACGTAGTGGATTTCCTTCTTGCCGTCTTCAGCCTCGGCAGCGAAGCACTCGTTGGCGCCGGTGATCCAGGTCACGTAGGAAGTGATCTGCTGACCAGTGGCGTTACGGGGCAGAGCCTTGAGGATGCGCAGTGCGTCATGCAGCTTGGGCAGGAGCTTGTCGATACCCATCAGGGCGACGTGGACGCGAGGCAGCGTGGAAACCAGACGAGCGTTACCTTCGTTGGTGACCAGGCCGATACCGCCGGTCTCGGCGATGGCGAAGTTGGCGCCGGTGATACCCATATCAGCCTCGATGTACTCCTTGCGGAGCTCACGGCGGGCAACCTTGACCAGCTTGGCGATGTCGTCGTCCTGCTTCTTGCCGGTGACGTCGGTGAAGAGGTCGGAGACCTGATGACGGGACAGGTGAATGGCGGGCATAACCATGTGGGACGGGCCCTCATGGCGCAGCTGAATGATCCATTCGCCGAGGTCAGTCTCGATAACTTCGAAACCAGCGTCTTCCAGGTCATGGTTGAGGAGGGTTTCCTCAGCGGTCATGGACTTGGATTTGACGATCTTCTTGACGCCGGCCTTTTTACCGATTTCAGAGATGATGCGGTTGGCTTCGTCGCCATCCTGAGCGTAGTGAACGTGGATACCAGCGGCTTCTGCGTTCTTCTTGAACTCGGCGTAGAGCTCCTTGAAGTTGGCGGCAGCAGCATCCTTGGATGCGGCGATGTCGTCGATCAGGCCCTTGACGTCCATGCCCTTGAAGGCGTTGGCGCGACCGGCACGGTATGCGACGGCGAAATTATCCAGAGTGGTGCGGAGGAAGTCGTTATCCAGAGACTCACGCAATTCCTCGCGATATTCTTTCAGATCGTTTGCTTTCTGCATGATTTAGTCCTCCAAGACCAAGATGTGGAGTTCAAGGGGACCGTGGACACCAATGGAGAGCACGCGCTCGATGTCCGCGGTACGGCTGGCACCGGTGATGTACGCCATGTAGTTGGGCGCTTTCTTCATGCGGGTCAGCATCATCTTTTCCACGCCGTAGGTGTTGGCGCGGAGCTTGGATTTGGGCAGGACGCAAACGTGAAATTCGCTGACCATGGTGGCCAGGCGGAGTTCTTCGCTGGGACAGTCCACCATCAGGGTGCCGGTGTCGGCGATGCCGTAGTCGGCGAAGGTGAACCCGATATCGATACCGGCGAGATGATCACGCATACCGGTTTCGATACATTTGAAGCCAGCTTTCTCTGCCTTGGCAGCCAGGGCCTTGTAGAGATCAGCCTTCAGGCCGGGAGCTGCGATGACTTTCTGCTGTTTGGTTTCGCACAGAGCTTCTGCTTCGTCAGACAGATTCTGTTCGCAACCGGCAGCAAGCAGCTGACAGGCTTCTTTTTGATCACAAATGTCGATAACGTACTGAAGAGCTTCTTCTTCGCTCTTGATTTCCGTAATCTTGGCAGAAACGAGTTCTGCTTTTTCAACAAACAATTTGTACTGTTCTTCCTTAGAAGACATAGTAGCACCTCCAACTTTTAGTAAAATGTAGGACCAAGGGCTCCCTCTTTGAGAGAGGGAGGGAGCCCCCCGCAACGGTCCAGTTTACTTGGTTATTACTTCTTTGGTCTCGCGCGCAATCGCGAGTTCCTCGTTTGTGGGAATAACCCAGACAGCAACGGTGCTATCGTCCGTGCTGATCTTCATGGGTTCTTTTGCGCGGTTGGCGTTGGCTGCTTCGTCGATTTTAACGCCGAAACACTCCAGACCCTTTACGGATTCATAACGAACGATGTCGTCATTCTCACCGATACCTGCAGTGAAGACGATGCCGTCTACATTGCCGAGAACGGCCATGTAAGCACCGATGTACTTGCGGTTACGGTAGGTCTGAACGCCCAGGGCGATCTCAGCGCGCTCGTCGCCCTTTTCAATCGCGGCATGGATGTCGCGCATGTCATTCAGGCCGCACAGACCCTTCAGACCGGACTCCTTATTCAGCATGGTGTCGATCTCTTCGATGGACATACCCTTGTTGCGTGCCAGGAATGCGTGAACAGCGGGATCCACGTCACCGGAACGGGTGCCCATAACCAGGCCTTCCAGAGGAGTCAGGCCCATGGTGGTGTCCACGGACTTGCCCTTCTCTACAGCGGTGATGGAACCGCCGTTACCCAGGTGCACAGTGATCATGTTCAGCTCATCGGCGGGCTTGCCAATCTGGGCAGCCAGTTCACCGGCGACGAACTTGTGGGAAGTGCCGTGGAAACCATAGCGGCGGACACGATCCTTCTCGTAAAGCTCGTACGGCAGAGCGTACATGTATGCGTGGGCAGGAATGGTCTGATGGAAAGCGGTGTCGAACACGGCGACCTGCGGTGCTTCCGGGAAGAGTTCCATGGCTACGCGGATACCGTCCAGATTGGCCGGGTTATGCAGCGGAGCCAGAGGTACGCAGGCTTCGATGGCTGCGATCACTTCGTCGTTGATCAGGGTCGGCTGGTTGAAAGCCTCACCGCCGTGAACAACACGGTGACCGATAGCATCGATCTCGCTCTTGTCCTTGAGCACGCCCTTTTCCGGATCACAAATCAGGTCGATGGCCAGACGCATGCCGGTGGTGTGGTCCGGAATGGACTGATGAAGCTTGGTGACAGCTTCATCATCAGTGTCAGGGTAGGCTTTATTCTTGAGGTCGCCTACCTCTTCACCGATACGCTCCACGAGGCCGTTGACCATGACCGCTTCGGTCTCGGTATCCAGCAGCTGATACTTGATCGATGAGCTACCGGAATTGATGACCAGAACTTTCATTTTTAATTCCCCATTGAGGTGTTAAACGTTTACGCATGTCAATGAGGCATGCGTTCTATAAGGCAAAGACGGGCCGGGTGAGGGAGGTTGCGCCCTCACCCGACCTGTCATTTATTTCTTTTCTGCCTGGGCCTGAATAGCCGTGATGGCAACAGTGTTCACGATGTCGGGAACGAGACAACCGCGGGACAGATCGTTGACCGGCTTGTTCAACCCCTGGAGAACAGGACCGATGGCGACAGCATTGGCTGCACGCTGGACGGCCTTGTAGGTGTTGTTACCGGTGTTCAGATCCGGGAAGATGAAGACCGTCGCCTTACCTGCCACGTCAGATTCGGGCATTTTAAGGGCGGCAACATCCGGGTCCACGGCAGCATCGTACTGAAGCGGTCCTTCGATGGGGAAGTCCAGACCACGTTCTTTAACGAGTTCCTTAGCGATCTTGGTCGCTTCGGTTACCTTTTGTACGTCCTCACCCTTACCGGAAGAACCGGTGGAGTAGCTGAGCATGGCCACACGGGGCTCAACGCCGAAGATCTGTGCGGTCTCGGCGGCACCGATGGCGATTTCTGCCAGCTGCTGCGCATTGGGGTTGGGGTTGACGGCGCAGTCACCGTAAACCAGGACGCGGTCCTTCAGGCACATGAGGAAGACAGACGAGACGATGGAACATCCCGGCTTGGTCTTCACGAACTCAAAGGCGGGACGAATGGTCTGGGCGGTGGTAGTCACCGAACCGGAAACCATGCCGTCTGCATAGCCTTTGTATACCATCATGGTACCGAAGTAGGTCGTATCAGACATACGATCCCAGGCCATTTCGGCGATCATGCCTTTGTGCTTACGCAGCTCGAGGTATTCCTCGGCAAACTGATCGAGCAGTTCAGACTCGCTCGGATCAATGATTTCCGCTCCTGAGATGTCCACTCCGAACTTGGAGGCGTTGTTGCGGATTTCCTCTTCTCGGCCGAGCAGGATAATCTCTGCCACGCCACGTCTGAGCAATATGTCAGCGGCGCGGAGGATTCGTTCGCCAGTACCTTCTGGCAGAACAATTCGCTGCTTGTCGCGGGAGGCCTTATCAAAGAGGGAGTACTCGAACATCTTCGGGGTGACGCGGGTGGAGCGCTGCTCGACCACGCGATCGCGGAGTTCCTGAACGTTTACGTGCTGGGCAAAGCCACCAAGAGCCGTAGCGATACGCTGGTGATCATTGGCTTCGATACGACCGTAAAGGCGGTTGAGTTCCTGCACGTTATGGTAGGTGTGACCCTTGACGGAGAGAACCGGAACCGGAACGCCGGTCCAACCCTCGATCAGCTTGTGGACGTTGTTGGAAACGTCCAGGCCACCAGTCAACACGATGCCTGCGATGTCCGGGTAGGAGCTGGACAGGCGAGTGGCGAGGCTGGACAGAATGATGTCCGAACGGTCGCCGGGAGTGATGATCAGGCTGCCGGGCTTGATGTAGTCGAGGAAGTTGCCGATCTGCATGGCGGCGACAACGTAGTTGTCCACCAGAGCCTGCAGGCCGGAGTGACCGTAGAGCACGTCGGCGTCGAGCCAACGCTTCACGTCCGCAATGGACGGCTTGCCCAGTTTTTCGTCCTCGGGGATCACGTATATGGGCAGGGCCTGGCCTTCATTCTTGCACTCGATGCCGCTGACCATATCCTGAGTCATGCCTTCGGGTGCGCGGTTGACCAGACAGGCCACGAAATCAACGCCCTTTTCTGCCAGGGTGTCCAGAGTGGTCTGAGTGATGTTGACCACCTCTTCAGGGGTCTTGTCACGACCGGAGGTCACCACGAGCATGGGTGCGCCGATGTTGGCGGCGATGTCGGCATTCAGGTCGAACTCGAATGCCGGATCCTTGCCCTTGAAGTCGGTACCTTCACAGAGAACGAAATCGTACTCCTGCTCCAGCACCTTGTATTTGTTCAGGATGTTCTCAAGGACGAGGTCCTGCTGACCGGAATTGATCAACTCACGGGCTTCCTTGAGAGTGTAAGCGTAGGTGTCGCGATAGGGGATGGACAGTTTGAAATGCTCAGTCATGAGAGCAATGTCGTGGTCCTTGTTCCCTTCGCCCGGATCATTAATGATGGGCCGGAAAATGGCGACATTATGCAGTTCTCTGAGGAGCATCTGCATGACACCAAGGATCACGGCAGATTTGC of the Pseudodesulfovibrio sp. zrk46 genome contains:
- a CDS encoding transporter substrate-binding domain-containing protein, translating into MFRRFAFLLIAFFLLQAPCMARETIVLASVEWPPYVGNSLHSGGISAQVVRAAFEAVDIDVDIRYFPWSRTLYEAHNNPEIMGYFPEYPDPERVNTYFFSDSIGRSPLGFAKRRARAIRWYSVLDWKKFVFATVRGYANSPVFDEMVAKNEIVVDESVSDIFVLRKVLAGRVDYGVIDSNVFTYLMSKDPFLHARRGELKMDPHLLAILHLHVAFKRTDDGERIRNLFNKGLQSVSPLSIQQEYLQKYLSH
- a CDS encoding HAMP domain-containing sensor histidine kinase, with product MNDELIFADEQDDAESVVSEEINDSWRVLIVDDQKDVHTVTRLVLADYTFEGRSVECLSAYSGQEAQKMLLDHKDVAVLLLDVVMETSHSGLDVARFVRSEAKNKLVRIILRTGQPGEAPEREVVADLDINDYRQKSEMTADSLVTAVTTAIRSYRDLKTIDESQRGLHLLAMSVAHQVRNRTMTIAGFAKIISRREGCSEEVKEYLETIREESTRLEKMVGDVTHYASIEAAEMVPSNIRDMLEQVMEGVDARYEGADGVEWDVVCPDQTVQVDPALFASAFTEIMQNSVDFSDGRPKVSVTVSPGRLACVVEIEDKGVGISEDNMAHIYDPFFSLKPNGSGMGLCVVSKVVASHQWSLSLNSTLGEGTTVRVVIPRKEMTG
- a CDS encoding transporter substrate-binding domain-containing protein; amino-acid sequence: MILSHNQVKRWTLVLFLTLLCSVGWPVAESRGKGLEDIRFLVEELPPYTHLENGQFAGVSYEVLKAALNAVGTPLDKWKVETFPWARIYDSIQHEPNTCAFTTRRTEEREQLFKWAGPIVDFQMVFIAKKGRFSINSLTDVKNYTVGVQKFSGMRDYLLEIGVPSRNIIESLSPELVVRKFAHDRCDLLMGDERATYYALKQGGVTADELESFYLFNPEGGWVAFNKKVPDEVVATLQKGLDIIRANGTLGKILYKFRARQ
- a CDS encoding Dabb family protein is translated as MVRHIVWWTLKEEVDGVSAQENAEKMKEMLEALMGRIEGLQHIEVGYKILTDDPKVDVILCSEHDDAEALAHYATHPEHLACVEFVKTVVSSRQAIDYEI
- a CDS encoding methyl-accepting chemotaxis protein produces the protein MGKARNFNLRLFVGMYFGALMMTVAASIGFAFVYGDKPWAAMAVSCGFLVIFGLSGIALTFMLGRGMIKPVKTVASYVGHILDGVYDRKEEEALVGSMPGLGELVAELSSRFKERLGFSTSILEGLPVPICIVDTDQNITFLNRECLQMIGSNENPESYYGRKISQIFYKDDRKSKIADCMDDDTRYMNLEAIFIHEDGSDINVLANLFPLHDVEGKIIGGCCLYLNTTELKRREAEIVCQNERIATAANQATSVSEELAAAATQLEGLVSNAQQGTHVQTERSSETATAMEEMNATVLEVARHAQDAAINADEARTRAADGEGIVTEVVDAIHQVATHADQLKGSMEELDERSEAIGKVLSVIEDIADQTNLLALNAAIEAARAGEAGRGFAVVADEVRKLAEKTMQATNEVHSAITGIQDGARKNVQATEIAVDSVNKSTEMAGRSGEALAAIVTVAEATADQVRAIATAAEQQSAASEEINEATMEVTRVAGETESLMVEASEAIRRLSQLAGDLTKIIREMQ
- the ldhH gene encoding L-lactate dehydrogenase (quinone) large subunit LdhH, with product MQKANDLKEYREELRESLDNDFLRTTLDNFAVAYRAGRANAFKGMDVKGLIDDIAASKDAAAANFKELYAEFKKNAEAAGIHVHYAQDGDEANRIISEIGKKAGVKKIVKSKSMTAEETLLNHDLEDAGFEVIETDLGEWIIQLRHEGPSHMVMPAIHLSRHQVSDLFTDVTGKKQDDDIAKLVKVARRELRKEYIEADMGITGANFAIAETGGIGLVTNEGNARLVSTLPRVHVALMGIDKLLPKLHDALRILKALPRNATGQQITSYVTWITGANECFAAEAEDGKKEIHYVVLDNGRSELINDPLFSQVNRCVRCGACANVCPVYRLVGGHKMGHIYIGAIGLILTYFFHGKDKAKNLVQNCINCEACKDICAGGIDLPRLIKEIHARIQAEDGSPIPQRLMGAVLKNRKLFHTLLRTAKWGQKPVAEGDGFIRHLPMIFSKEHSFRALPTVAEVPFRDWWQKNRPYVDQPKLKVALFSGCVQDFVYPEQMQAAVKIFAANGVDMEYPMDQSCCGLPVQMMGEMKTSKDVATQNLRAFDAGAYDYIITLCASCASHLKHNYPKLVMDKPGLKLKADQFASKVIDFSSFVNDVLKVEADDYKGEGTKTTYHAPCHLCRGLDVHEAPRQLIEKSGSEYIECNEEEVCCGFGGTFSMKFPELSAELLNKKLNNVEETGADVLLTDCPGCVMQLRGGLKKRGSKVKVRHVSEVLADAQKK
- a CDS encoding lactate utilization protein; translation: MSSKEEQYKLFVEKAELVSAKITEIKSEEEALQYVIDICDQKEACQLLAAGCEQNLSDEAEALCETKQQKVIAAPGLKADLYKALAAKAEKAGFKCIETGMRDHLAGIDIGFTFADYGIADTGTLMVDCPSEELRLATMVSEFHVCVLPKSKLRANTYGVEKMMLTRMKKAPNYMAYITGASRTADIERVLSIGVHGPLELHILVLED